The proteins below come from a single Acinonyx jubatus isolate Ajub_Pintada_27869175 chromosome A1, VMU_Ajub_asm_v1.0, whole genome shotgun sequence genomic window:
- the MOCS2 gene encoding molybdopterin synthase catalytic subunit isoform X1 yields the protein MVLRCQVEVLYFAKSAEIAGVRSETISVPQEIKALQLWNEIEARHPGKDMNEIEEKSKDIIKFTAEKLSIDEVSQLVVSPLCGAVSLFVGTTRNNFEGKKVISLEYEAYLPMAENEIRKICSDIRQKWPVKHIAVFHRLGLVPVSEASIIIAVSSAHRTSSLEAVSYAIDTLKAKVPIWKKEMYEESSSSWKRNKECFWTASD from the exons ATGGTGTTGCGGTGCCAG gTTGAAGTGTTGTATTTTGCAAAAAGTGCTGAAATTGCAGGAGTTCGCTCTGAGACTATTTCTGTGccacaagaaataaaagcattgcAGCTGTGGAATGAGATAGAAGCACGACATCCTGG GAAAgatatgaatgaaattgaagagaaatctaaagatataataaaattcacTGCTGAGAAACTCTCCATAGACGAAgtctcacagttggtggtttCTCCACTCTGTGGTGCAGTATCCCTGTTTGTAG ggactACAAGAAATAActttgaagggaaaaaagtcaTTAGCTTAGAATATGAAGCATATCTACCAATGGcggaaaatgaaatcagaaaaatttgTAGTGACATTAGGCAGAAATGGCCAGTCAAACACATAGCAGTGTTTCATAGACTTGG cTTAGTTCCAGTGTCGGAAGCAAGCATCATCATTGCTGTGTCCTCGGCCCATAGGACTTCATCCCTTGAAGCTGTGAGCTATGCCATTGATACTTTAAAAGCCAAGGTGCCCATATGGAAAAAG GAAATGTATGAAGAATCATCATCatcttggaaaagaaacaaagagtgcTTTTGGACAGCCAGTGATtaa
- the MOCS2 gene encoding molybdopterin synthase sulfur carrier subunit isoform X3 — MVLRCQVEVLYFAKSAEIAGVRSETISVPQEIKALQLWNEIEARHPGLADVRNQVIFAVRQEYVELGDQLLQLQSGDEIAIIPPISGG; from the exons ATGGTGTTGCGGTGCCAG gTTGAAGTGTTGTATTTTGCAAAAAGTGCTGAAATTGCAGGAGTTCGCTCTGAGACTATTTCTGTGccacaagaaataaaagcattgcAGCTGTGGAATGAGATAGAAGCACGACATCCTGG ATTGGCTGATGTCAGAAATCAGGTGATATTTGCTGTCCGTCAAGAATATGTCGAGCTTGGAGATCAACTCCTCCAGCTTCAGTCAGGAGATGAAATTGCCATTATCCCCCCCATTAGTGGAGGGTAG
- the MOCS2 gene encoding molybdopterin synthase catalytic subunit isoform X2: MSSLEINSSSFSQEMKLPLSPPLVEGSTLEPLGCVRKDMNEIEEKSKDIIKFTAEKLSIDEVSQLVVSPLCGAVSLFVGTTRNNFEGKKVISLEYEAYLPMAENEIRKICSDIRQKWPVKHIAVFHRLGLVPVSEASIIIAVSSAHRTSSLEAVSYAIDTLKAKVPIWKKEMYEESSSSWKRNKECFWTASD; encoded by the exons ATGTCGAGCTTGGAGATCAACTCCTCCAGCTTCAGTCAGGAGATGAAATTGCCATTATCCCCCCCATTAGTGGAGGGTAGTACTCTTGAGCCACTTGGGTGTGTGAG GAAAgatatgaatgaaattgaagagaaatctaaagatataataaaattcacTGCTGAGAAACTCTCCATAGACGAAgtctcacagttggtggtttCTCCACTCTGTGGTGCAGTATCCCTGTTTGTAG ggactACAAGAAATAActttgaagggaaaaaagtcaTTAGCTTAGAATATGAAGCATATCTACCAATGGcggaaaatgaaatcagaaaaatttgTAGTGACATTAGGCAGAAATGGCCAGTCAAACACATAGCAGTGTTTCATAGACTTGG cTTAGTTCCAGTGTCGGAAGCAAGCATCATCATTGCTGTGTCCTCGGCCCATAGGACTTCATCCCTTGAAGCTGTGAGCTATGCCATTGATACTTTAAAAGCCAAGGTGCCCATATGGAAAAAG GAAATGTATGAAGAATCATCATCatcttggaaaagaaacaaagagtgcTTTTGGACAGCCAGTGATtaa